A single Corticium candelabrum chromosome 12, ooCorCand1.1, whole genome shotgun sequence DNA region contains:
- the LOC134187914 gene encoding uncharacterized protein LOC134187914 — protein sequence MQATVFLLLLFTWIDDIKTAYSVDPESIVEPVNIDSSDYAHVQEDGVKIWRFDIESHRCGSARVNLKSFVMNLGDYVVVYGLNADGQAIGVERFERKGWRDEGEVNSRRVWAKHIVLELHAKSPSSHFHFTYVHYADCYHEGVSKPNTLCSDGAGWKNMVCFENDSSIYNLGPSVLATRFVIGGMPDTCTVWKSGRDGEFTTCHHCFPDQTVVSTAELFYKFDTTTCNGTEGSIAATYYADRLLKTDEDLDYSVFTVKESTTHISCLRRTTTIASTSDRIFLIHHPNGNPKKVSYQSNADAGGYCLIQLNSTCVNNETVCYSCDTLGGSSGSPVFYTRDGVKVVFALHFGNAQATPRCPNHGKKMYFIANQGALGQCP from the exons ATGCAAGCCACCGTTTTCTTGCTTCTGTTGTTCACGTGGATTGATGACATCAAAACAG CCTACAGTGTAGATCCAGAATCTATTGTCGAGCCGGTCAACATTGATAGTTCCGACTACGCCCACGTGCAAGAAGATGGCGTGAAGATTTGGCGTTTCGACATCGAATCTCACCGATGCGGCTCGGCTCGTGTCAACCTCAAGTCGTTTGTCATGAATCTTGGAGACTACGTCGTTGTGTATGGCCTGAATGCAGACGGACAAGCAATAGGAGTAGAGAGATTTGAACGAAAAGGTTGGCGCGATGAAGGCGAAGTGAACAGTCGTCGCGTGTGGGCTAAACATATCGTTCTCGAGTTGCACGCAAAGTCTCCATCTTCTCACTTCCATTTCACATACGTTCACTACGCTGACTGTTATCATGAAGGAGTGAGTAAACCCAACACGCTTTGTTCTGATGGCGCAGGCTGGAAGAACATGGTTTGTTTCGAAAATGATTCTAGTATCTACAATCTTGGACCGTCAGTGCTTGCCACGCGCTTCGTCATTGGAGGAATGCCGGATACTTGCACTGTATGGAAATCTGGCAGAGACGGAGAATTCACTACTTGTCATCATTGCTTTCCTGATCAGACTGTCGTCAGTACCGCTGAATTGTTTTATAAGTTTGACACAACCACGTGCAATGGTACCGAGGGTTCCATAGCTGCCACTTATTACGCAGACAGACTGCTTAAAACGGACGAGGATCTGGATTATTCTGTCTTCACTGTAAAGGAAAGTACTACACATATAAGTTGTCTGCGCCGTACAACCACCATAGCATCTACAAGCGATAGAATATTCCTTATTCACCATCCGAATGGAAATCCCAAGAAAGTCTCGTACCAATCCAATGCAGACGCTGGTGGCTATTGCTTAATACAACTCAATTCCACCTGTGTCAACAACGAAACTGTCTGTTACAGCTGCGATACATTAGGTGGCTCATCTGGATCTCCTGTGTTCTACACTAGGGATGGAGTCAAAGTGGTCTTTGCACTTCATTTTGGAAATGCACAAGCAACTCCTCGTTGTCCAAACCATGGAAAAAAGATGTATTTCATAGCTAACCAAGGAGCACTCGGACAATGTCCCTAG
- the LOC134188070 gene encoding uncharacterized protein LOC134188070, which translates to MQSTVFLLLLFVWIDDIKTAYSVDPESIVEPVNIDSFDHAHVQEDGVKIWRFDIEAHRCGSARVNLKSFVMNLGDYVVVYGLDADGRAIGVERFEGKGWRNEGEVNSRRVWARHIVLELHTTSPSSHFHFTYVHYADCYHEGVSKPNTLCSNGAGWKNMACFANDSSIYNLGPSVLAARFVDGGIPDTCTVWKSGSEGRFTTCHHCFPSQAVVNTAELFYRYDTTTCNGTNSSIAATYHGDRLLKTDDFFDYTVFSVRENTTHISCLRRTTTIPSTNDSIFLIHHPNGNPKKVSYQSNADAGGYCLIQLNSTCVNNETVCYSCDTQSSSSGAPVFYTRNGVKVVFALHFGNAQATPRCPNHGKKMYFIANQGELGSCP; encoded by the exons ATGCAATCCACAGTgttcttgcttttattgttcGTGTGGATTGATGACATCAAAACAG CCTACAGTGTAGATCCAGAATCTATTGTCGAGCCGGTCAACATTGATAGTTTCGACCACGCCCACGTGCAAGAAGATGGCGTGAAGATTTGGCGTTTCGACATTGAAGCTCACCGATGCGGCTCGGCTCGTGTCAACCTCAAGTCGTTTGTCATGAATCTTGGAGACTACGTCGTCGTGTATGGCCTGGATGCAGACGGACGAGCAATAGGAGTAGAGAGGTTCGAAGGAAAAGGATGGCGTAACGAGGGAGAAGTGAACAGTCGTCGCGTGTGGGCTAGACATATCGTTCTCGAGCTGCACACGACGTCTCCATCTTCTCACTTCCATTTCACGTACGTTCACTACGCTGACTGTTATCATGAAGGAGTGAGTAAACCCAACACACTTTGCTCTAATGGCGCAGGCTGGAAAAACATGGCTTGCTTTGCTAATGACTCTAGTATCTACAACCTCGGACCATCTGTGCTTGCCGCGCGCTTCGTTGATGGGGGCATACCGGATACTTGCACTGTATGGAAATCCGGTAGTGAAGGAAGATTTACTACTTGTCATCATTGCTTTCCTAGTCAGGCTGTCGTCAATACCGCTGAACTGTTTTACAGGTATGACACAACCACGTGCAATGGTACCAATAGTTCCATAGCTGCCACCTATCATGGAGACAGACTGCTTAAAACGGACGATTTTTTTGATTATACTGTCTTCAGTGTGAGGGAAAATACTACACATATAAGTTGTCTGCGCCGTACAACCACCATACCATCTACAAACGATAGCATATTCCTTATTCACCATCCAAATGGAAATCCCAAGAAAGTCTCGTACCAATCCAATGCAGACGCTGGTGGCTATTGCTTAATACAACTCAATTCCACATGTGTCAACAACGAAACTGTCTGTTACAGCTGCGATACACAAAGTAGCTCCTCTGGAGCTCCTGTGTTCTACACTAGGAATGGAGTCAAGGTGGTCTTTGCTCTTCATTTTGGAAATGCACAAGCGACTCCTCGTTGTCCAAACCATGGAAAAAAGATGTATTTCATAGCTAACCAAGGAGAACTTGGATCATGTCCTTAG